The Mytilus trossulus isolate FHL-02 chromosome 3, PNRI_Mtr1.1.1.hap1, whole genome shotgun sequence genome contains a region encoding:
- the LOC134710895 gene encoding lutropin-choriogonadotropic hormone receptor-like, protein MKVVFILCTIFVSTVSEETLYDCGRLCKCEFYPRDTIVKCMGAHIHEIPKQLPRNTTKLYFSGTLIRIVPEKAFEAFPKVSRIFFRYLDESPCVLEKLTPSCFDDLDFLKVIGITGCHRLHTIEPGVFGRFQVLNRIHILHSGLTSVPNFENFVTVNKDQNGLIDEIDLSNNRIEEIKEHAFLSVKVNILTLDNNKLRKIYDGAFFKSQVKTLQLQNNPTLTEIGENAFDSIEILENLDLSRTSIESLPRKGLASIVKLRLIGTKSLRQFPPVIHFSRIQTAQLYYPHHCCFFKNPEKQNPTEWRAYIEFQRRIQQECSIPSFSSTETPVMSDKSVVESSTYESLHKKRLKRDMFSSRFIYNDTYDEVWNDNLGFGNPAFVNKSKYHSSHFETEGNIGYFDDIPSNVSHPHAFCGQVVKDYRQVICTPEPDAFNPCEDLMGYDWLRIFVWIIVLASLFGNSVVLIVLIKSRSKFNVTKFLMCNLAFADLMMGVYLLLLASIDAHTLNEYFNYAVIWQNEGGCQAAGFLTVFSCELSIFTLTIITLERWYAISHAIHLTKRLRIRQAMMFMAFGWLYALFMAHLPLVGISSYGHVSICLPMKVEDAIDIAYVVSLLVVNGVAFLCIAGCYINMYCKVRGSHANVRNNDASIAKRMAMLVFTNFACWAPIAFFGLTASAGLPLIDITNSKILLVFFYPLNSFANPYLYVIITKQFRKDLYILLGKYGICTERANRYRVTFTSNSRNSLANRNGIKTKCTSSTGKPLFSRSPSNSESNCSTSTFLHNTVKQPSIRISLPDCKAVDKELNESSDGQTERRLRSPPPYIRSASEYVVFFPPPRRDSYPKYKYQSARHITVDTSLNGNFTDTANGSLSDDNPRVLQKRIFLEDSEQQHVINPIDEEILEEYETTKLADVLILTEVTGNDNIKNKSRGDTTDNEGDEDSIQQTLLKHCTLRESPVPGMDRKCPSDSILSDIARDYNFELNNMVTSPSKSSPVLDELDDRRVIFE, encoded by the exons ATATTTCAGTGGCACATTGATTAGGATAGTTCCTGAAAAAGCATTTGAAGCATTTCCTAAGGTTTCGAGAAT attttttagatatttggacGAGAGCCCTTGTGTGCTTGAGAAGTTAACACCTTCTTGTTTTGATGATTTAGATTTTCTAAAAGTGAT AGGAATAACTGGTTGTCATCGACTGCATACAATTGAACCCGGCGTGTTTGGCAGATTCCAAGTCTTGAACAGAAT ACACATACTTCACAGCGGTTTGACAAGTGTGCcaaattttgagaattttgttACTGTCAATAAAGATCAGAATGGTTTAATAGATGAAAT TGACTTGTCTAATAATAGAATAGAAGAAATAAAAGAACATGCTTTTCTGAGTGTGAAGGTGAATATACT GACACTAGATAACAACAAGTTGAGAAAGATCTACGACGGCGCATTCTTTAAATCGCAGGTAAAAACCCT ACAACTACAAAATAATCCAACTTTAACTGAAATTGGAGAAAACGCTTTCGATTCAATAGAGATCCTGGAAAATTT AGATCTTTCAAGGACTTCTATTGAAAGCTTACCAAGGAAAGGATTAGCGAGTATAGTTAAGCTACGTTTGATAGGTACTAAATCGTTGAGGCAGTTTCCTCCTGTTATACATTTTAGCAGAATTCAAACAGCACAACTCTATTATCCTCACCATTGCTGCTTCTTCAAAAATCCAGAAAAGCAAAATCCTACTGAATGGAGAGCTTACATAGAGTTTCAAAGACGTATCCAACAAGAATGTTCAATTCCATCATTCAGTTCCACAGAGACACCCGTTATGTCCGATAAAAGCGTTGTAGAGTCATCTACGTATGAATCTTTGcacaaaaaaagattaaaaagagATATGTTTTCTAGTCGGTTCATATATAATGATACTTATGACGAGGTATGGAATGATAATCTTGGTTTTGGCAATCCTGCTTTTGTCAATAAATCAAAATACCATTCGTCGCATTTTGAAACGGAAGGAAACATCGGATATTTTGATGATATACCGTCTAATGTATCCCATCCTCATGCATTCTGCGGGCAAGTTGTAAAGGATTATCGTCAAGTCATCTGTACTCCAGAACCAGATGCATTTAACCCTTGTGAAGATCTAATGGGTTATGATTGGTTACGAATATTTGTGTGGATAATTGTTCTTGCTTCTTTATTTGGAAATTCTGTTGTTCTGATTGTCTTGATAAAAAGTAGGAGCAAATTCAATGTAACGAAATTTCTGATGTGTAATTTAGCGTTTGCAGATTTAATGATGGGCGTCTATTTGTTACTTCTTGCCTCAATTGATGCACATACTCTGAATGAGTACTTTAATTATGCCGTTATTTGGCAAAACGAAGGAGGATGCCAAGCAGCAGGATTTCTAACCGTATTTTCATGTGAACTGTCAATATTTACACTGACCATAATTACTCTTGAAAGATGGTATGCCATTAGTCACGCTATTCATCTTACTAAACGTTTGCGTATTAGACAGGCAATGATGTTCATGGCATTTGGTTGGCTATATGCTTTATTTATGGCGCACTTACCTTTAGTAGGCATAAGCAGTTACGGTCATGTAAGCATTTGCCTTCCAATGAAAGTTGAGGACGCTATTGACATTGCTTATGTCGTTTCTCTCCTTGTAGTAAATGGAGTTGCTTTCTTATGTATCGCTGGTTGTTACATTAACATGTATTGCAAGGTGAGAGGAAGTCATGCAAATGTTCGTAACAACGATGCTTCTATTGCCAAACGTATGGCAATGCTCGTCTTTACAAACTTTGCTTGTTGGGCTCCCATTGCTTTTTTCGGTCTTACCGCGTCTGCAGGACTCCCATTGATTGACATAACCAATTCCAAAATTTTATTAGTGTTTTTCTATCCACTTAATTCTTTTGCAAATCCTTATTTGTATGTCATTATAACGAAGCAATTTCGAAAAGATTTATACATATTGCTCGGAAAATACGGTATTTGCACAGAAAGAGCTAACCGATACAGAGTAACTTTCACAAGCAATTCAAGGAACAGCTTAGCAAACAGAAATGgaataaaaactaaatgtaCTTCTTCTACAGGTAAACCTTTATTCTCAAGGTCGCCATCGAATAGTGAATCAAACTGTTCTACGTCAACTTTTCTCCACAATACTGTTAAACAACCATCTATACGAATAAGCCTGCCGGATTGCAAAGCAGTTGACAAAGAACTAAATGAATCTTCCGATGGACAAACAGAAAGGCGTTTACGTTCTCCTCCTCCTTATATTCGGAGCGCTAGTGagtatgttgtgttttttcctCCGCCTAGAAGAGACAGCTATCCAAAATACAAATACCAGAGCGCTAGGCACATAACTGTAGATACGAGCTTAAATGGTAATTTCACGGACACTGCAAACGGTTCTTTGAGCGACGATAATCCAAGGGTTCTTCAGAAGCGTATCTTTTTGGAAGATTCCGAACAACAACATGTTATAAACCCTATAGACGAAGAAATATTAGAAGAATACGAGACAACAAAGTTAGCAGATGTTCTAATATTGACTGAAGTAACTGgaaatgacaatattaaaaataaatctagaGGTGACACAACAGACAATGAAGGTGACGAAGATAGTATTCAACAGACATTATTGAAACATTGTACCCTAAGAGAATCTCCTGTTCCGGGGATGGATAGAAAATGTCCCAGTGATTCTATATTATCTGATATTGCTAGAGATTATAATTTTGAACTCAACAACATGGTTACAAGTCCATCAAAAAGTAGTCCGGTTTTGGATGAACTTGATGACAGACGCGTTATATTTGAATGA